A stretch of DNA from Bradyrhizobium algeriense:
TGGCAGGAGGTCGGCGCTGCGATGCGCACCCGGGACGGCCGTATCGTCACCGGCGTGAATATCGACGCCTATATCGGCCGGATCGCGGTCTGCGCCGAAGCGATCGCCATCGGCCGCGCCATCACCGAAACCGGCGACCACGGCATCGAAACCATCGTCGCCGTGCGTCACCCCAAGCCCGGGGAGCCCGGCAAGATCGCGGTGGTCTCGCCCTGCGGCATCTGTCGCGAGCTGATCCACGACTATGACGCCAACGCGCGGGTCATCGTCCCCGACAACGGCCGTGCGCCGAAAGTCGTGAGCATCGGTGAACTCCTGCCGAACAAGTACAAGCGGGGCAGCGAGTGAATCCGCCCTCCCGCATCGTTACTCCCGAGCGCCGTTCCGACGATGTCGGCGACACCGCGCTGCGTCCGCAACTGCTGTCCGAATTCGTCGGGCAGGCGCAGGCGCGCAAGAATCTCTCGATCTTCATTGAGGCCGCGCGCAAGCGGGGCGAGGCGCTGGATCACGTGCTGTTTGTCGGCCCTCCCGGCCTCGGCAAGACCACGCTGGCGCAGATTGTTGCGCGCGAGCTCGGCGTCGGCTTTCGCGCCACCTCAGGCCCGGTGATAGCAAAAGCCGGCGATCTCGCCGCGCTGCTCACCAATCTCGAAGAGCGCGATGTGCTCTTCATCGACGAAATTCATCGTCTCAGCCCGGCGGTCGAGGAAGTGCTCTATCCCGCGATGGAGGATTTTCAGCTCGACCTGATCATCGGCGAGGGACCTGCGGCGCGTTCGGTCAAGATCGAGCTGGCGAAATTCACCCTCGTCGGCGCCACCACGCGCGCCGGCCTCTTGACCAATCCGCTGCGCGATCGGTTCGGCATTCCGGTGCGGTTGAATTTCTACACCGTGGAAGAGCTGGAGAAGATCGTCACCCGCGGCGCCCGCGTGCTCAACATCGGCATGACGCCTGATGGCGCCAACGAGATCGCGCGCCGCGCCCGCGGCACGCCCCGCATTGCCGGACGACTGCTGCGCCGCGTGCGCGACTTTGCATCCGCCGCGGATGCAAGCTCCGTCGACCGCGCCATCGCCGACCACGCGCTGAGCGCG
This window harbors:
- a CDS encoding cytidine deaminase encodes the protein MLSNKDEELIAAATDAISRRYRNDWQEVGAAMRTRDGRIVTGVNIDAYIGRIAVCAEAIAIGRAITETGDHGIETIVAVRHPKPGEPGKIAVVSPCGICRELIHDYDANARVIVPDNGRAPKVVSIGELLPNKYKRGSE
- the ruvB gene encoding Holliday junction branch migration DNA helicase RuvB, whose product is MNPPSRIVTPERRSDDVGDTALRPQLLSEFVGQAQARKNLSIFIEAARKRGEALDHVLFVGPPGLGKTTLAQIVARELGVGFRATSGPVIAKAGDLAALLTNLEERDVLFIDEIHRLSPAVEEVLYPAMEDFQLDLIIGEGPAARSVKIELAKFTLVGATTRAGLLTNPLRDRFGIPVRLNFYTVEELEKIVTRGARVLNIGMTPDGANEIARRARGTPRIAGRLLRRVRDFASAADASSVDRAIADHALSALEVDAAGLDAMDRRYLTTIALNYGGGPVGVETMAAALSEPRDAIEDIIEPFLIQCGYLQRTPRGRLLTSHAFRHLGLAEPARDPAQFGLFGNGDSDD